One Zeugodacus cucurbitae isolate PBARC_wt_2022May chromosome 3, idZeuCucr1.2, whole genome shotgun sequence genomic region harbors:
- the LOC105215062 gene encoding bacchus translates to MSAATEQQNNGDVAVEKVAADAVDAAAAVKEDLKKPAVDETVAAADNGTASKGDDEEANDAAAPVKGQVKGTKRPADAKSAESKKAKKEKAADVDSDDEEVLEEITEGDSEIESDEYDIPYDGEEEDLECDDDDDDNDDGSGSDDQA, encoded by the exons atGTCAGCCGCCACAGAACAACAGAATAACGGTGATGTCGCTGTTGAGAAAGTTGCCGCCGATGCCGTTGATGCGGCAGCAGCCGTTAAGGAAGATCTCAAAAAGCCTGCCGTCGACGAAACAGTAGCGGCCGCCGACAATGGTACAGCGTCAAAAGGTGACGATGAGGAAGCCAACGATGCCGCCGCACCCGTCAAAGGGCAAGTGAAAGGAACAAAACGGCCCGCCGAT gcGAAATCCGCTGAATCAAAGAAGGCCAAAAAAGAAAAGGCCGCCGATGTCGATTCAGATGATGAGGAGGTTTTAGAAGAGATCACCGAGGGTGATAGTGAAATTGAAAGTGACGAATATGATATCCCCTACGATGGTGAGGAGGAAGACCTCGAATGTGACG ATGATGACGACGATAACGACGACGGCTCCGGTTCCGATGATCAGGCGTAA
- the LOC105215066 gene encoding 60S ribosomal protein L44 produces MVNVPKQRRTFCKKCKCHKPHKVTQYKKSKERKGAQGRRRYDRKQQGFGGQTKPIFRKKAKTTKKIVLRMECTECKYRKQTPLKRCKHFELGGDKKRKGQMIQF; encoded by the exons ATG GTGAATGTGCCGAAACAGCGTCGCACCTTTTGCAAAAAGTGCAagtgccacaagccacacaaggTGACACAATACAAGAAGTCCAAGGAGCGCAAAGGTGCTCAGGGCAGACGTCGTTACGACAGAAAACAACAAGGTTTCGGTGGTCAAACCAAGCCTATCTTCAGAAAGAAG GCTAAGACCACCAAAAAGATTGTGTTGCGTATGGAGTGCACAGAATGCAAATACCGCAAGCAGACACCATTGAAGCGTTGCAAACATTTCGAGTTGGGAGGTGACAAAAAGAGGAAGGGACAGATGATTCAGTTCTAA
- the LOC105215065 gene encoding WASH complex subunit 3: MDTEILAQAVDKSQMPPLHQKRVLAFINHFIINSCNFLNDFALKCESKFVDLERKMQKVEAALTIIEAKLASVPDVMDTTTTTTASNIATEEVANDTAEKTENKPTGGETVTDSSTDVAAPTNVATPEPTGVRACEDMRFKKFFKMVQFGVPTGAVKIKMQAEGVEPSILDNPNMLLTDGVTD; this comes from the exons ATGGATACCGAAATCCTAGCACAAGCTGTGGATAAATCGCAAATGCCACCATTGCATCAGAAACGCGTTTTGGCATTTATCAatcattttataataaattcatgCAATTTCCTCAATGACTTTGCGTTGAAATGTGAAAGTAAATTTGTGGATTTggaaagaaaaatgcaaaaggTTGAAGCAGCACTAACAATAATAGAGGCCAAG TTAGCATCAGTGCCAGATGTAATGGACACCACAACAACTACCACTGCCAGTAATATTGCAACAGAAGAGGTTGCAAACGATACCGCGGAAAAGACTGAAAACAAACCAACCGGTGGAGAGACTGTTACTGATAGTTCTACAGATGTTGCTGCACCAACGAATGTTGCAACTCCGGAGCCGACAGGTGTGCGCGCCTGTGAAGATATGCGTTTTAAGAAGTTTTTCAAAATGGTGCAGTTCGGTGTGCCTACTGGcgctgttaaaattaaaatgcaagcAGAAGGTGTTGAGCCTAGCATACTGGA cAATCCGAATATGTTGCTAACCGATGGCGTTACGGATTGA